The Caulifigura coniformis genome includes a region encoding these proteins:
- a CDS encoding sulfatase family protein — protein sequence MRSRTSASLLALIVIVLQAIAARAIAAEKPNIIYIIADDLGYGDVQCLNPERGMIATPHLDRLASQGMTFTDSHSGSAVCTPTRYGLLTGRYAWRTRLQQGVLDGGDDEPLIVSERLTVPQLLKQHGYTTACLGKWHLGYLSERPADAGSSPARGKKAKAAENTPPVGSKIVGGPTTRGFDLFWGCSNARTMKALVENDRVIESLEPVDMLPRLAARAVQYIDDRAADSRAGTPFFLYLPLTSPHTPIVPAPEWQGKSPLGSYADFVMQTDAVVGQVLTALDDAGLADSTLVVFTSDNGCSPAAKTNQLEQAGHFASAGFRGYKADIWEGGHRVPFFVRWPGRIAAGSRSDQLICHSDLMATCAELIGATLPPEAGEDSVSILPVLLGKATAPVHEAVVHHSISGRFAIRQGSWKLCLCAGSGGWSKGGDAESPQLYRLDTDPGEQHNVEAANPDVVMRLTKLLEDYRARGRSTPGPDRTNDVPIELFKP from the coding sequence GTGCGCTCGAGAACATCGGCGTCCCTTCTCGCCCTGATTGTCATTGTGCTGCAGGCGATTGCCGCTCGCGCAATCGCGGCCGAGAAGCCGAACATCATCTACATCATCGCGGACGACCTCGGGTACGGGGACGTGCAGTGCCTGAACCCGGAGCGGGGGATGATCGCAACTCCGCACCTGGATCGCTTGGCGTCGCAGGGGATGACATTCACCGACTCCCACAGCGGATCGGCCGTCTGCACTCCGACACGGTACGGCCTCCTCACAGGGCGGTATGCCTGGAGGACGCGGCTGCAGCAGGGCGTTCTTGATGGCGGAGACGATGAGCCGCTGATCGTGTCGGAGCGGCTGACCGTTCCCCAGCTCCTCAAGCAACACGGATACACCACCGCCTGTCTGGGCAAGTGGCACCTGGGCTACCTGTCCGAGCGTCCAGCTGACGCCGGATCTTCACCGGCGAGAGGGAAGAAAGCGAAGGCCGCCGAAAACACGCCGCCGGTCGGATCGAAGATCGTGGGCGGGCCGACCACGCGCGGGTTCGACCTGTTCTGGGGGTGCTCGAACGCCCGCACGATGAAGGCGCTGGTCGAGAACGACCGCGTGATTGAATCTCTCGAACCTGTGGACATGCTCCCGCGGCTCGCCGCGCGGGCGGTTCAGTACATCGACGACCGGGCCGCGGACAGTCGCGCCGGAACGCCGTTCTTCCTGTACCTGCCGCTGACGTCGCCCCACACGCCGATCGTCCCGGCGCCGGAGTGGCAGGGGAAGAGCCCGCTCGGGAGCTACGCCGACTTCGTGATGCAGACCGATGCCGTCGTCGGCCAGGTGCTGACAGCGCTCGATGACGCCGGGCTGGCGGACAGCACGCTGGTGGTTTTCACGTCCGACAACGGCTGCTCACCAGCAGCGAAGACGAACCAGCTTGAGCAGGCAGGCCACTTCGCGAGCGCCGGGTTCCGCGGTTACAAGGCGGACATCTGGGAGGGAGGTCACCGCGTGCCGTTCTTTGTCCGCTGGCCGGGACGGATCGCGGCCGGTTCGAGATCCGATCAGCTGATCTGTCACAGTGACCTGATGGCGACGTGTGCCGAACTGATCGGAGCGACGCTCCCTCCTGAGGCGGGCGAGGACAGTGTCAGCATCCTCCCCGTCCTGCTTGGGAAAGCGACTGCACCGGTGCACGAAGCGGTCGTGCATCACAGCATTTCGGGTCGCTTCGCGATCCGGCAGGGATCGTGGAAGCTGTGCCTGTGCGCGGGGAGCGGCGGGTGGAGCAAGGGCGGCGATGCGGAATCGCCGCAGCTCTATCGCCTCGATACCGACCCTGGCGAACAGCACAACGTCGAGGCTGCGAACCCGGACGTGGTCATGCGGCTGACGAAGCTGCTCGAGGACTACAGGGCGCGGGGGAGAAGCACGCCGGGGCCGGACCGGACGAACGACGTCCCGATCGAGCTGTTCAAGC
- a CDS encoding DnaJ family domain-containing protein, whose amino-acid sequence MSTTPPLPNRKPAGMSWESFAERRIREAMDAGQFDNLAGAGKPIPGIDDPPDDDWWIRQKLKDEGLSIVPPILEARRELERTLAELPRIGSEAEVRRRLEKVNQQVREAIASPHPGPAVVVLPVDVDEAVARWKAPSGGALPPSAE is encoded by the coding sequence ATGTCGACGACTCCGCCACTGCCGAATCGCAAGCCTGCCGGCATGAGCTGGGAGAGCTTCGCCGAACGCCGCATTCGTGAGGCGATGGACGCGGGCCAGTTCGACAACCTCGCTGGCGCCGGCAAGCCGATTCCAGGGATCGATGATCCACCCGATGATGACTGGTGGATCAGGCAGAAGCTGAAGGATGAGGGTCTCTCGATCGTGCCACCAATCCTCGAGGCGCGCCGGGAACTGGAACGCACGCTGGCAGAGTTGCCGCGGATCGGAAGTGAAGCAGAAGTGCGACGCCGGCTGGAGAAGGTGAACCAGCAGGTCCGGGAGGCGATCGCGTCCCCACATCCGGGGCCGGCGGTGGTCGTGCTGCCGGTGGATGTCGATGAGGCGGTTGCCCGATGGAAGGCGCCCTCGGGCGGGGCCCTTCCACCGTCCGCTGAGTAA
- a CDS encoding nucleotidyltransferase family protein, whose protein sequence is MPVVLKDFSWDRMIAAVDAVRERARRASAALTQSSVPHSIIGGHAVASWVARVDAEAVRNTADVDLLIRREDLDRTIAALSSAGFVHHNVNGIDLFLDGPTGSVRSGVHVVFARERVFSDYPTETPDVTEAEPGPEFPVPTLEALVRMKLTSFRLKDKVHVLDLIGVGLVDESWLNQLPPPLVPRLKELLESPDRERTH, encoded by the coding sequence ATGCCCGTCGTTCTCAAAGACTTCTCCTGGGACAGGATGATCGCCGCCGTGGACGCCGTTCGCGAACGCGCCCGCCGAGCTTCGGCCGCGCTCACTCAATCGTCCGTGCCCCACTCAATCATCGGCGGCCACGCGGTCGCCTCCTGGGTTGCCCGTGTCGATGCAGAGGCCGTCCGCAACACGGCCGACGTCGACCTGCTCATCCGCCGCGAAGATCTCGATCGCACAATCGCCGCGCTGAGCAGCGCCGGATTCGTCCACCACAATGTGAACGGGATCGACCTCTTTCTGGATGGACCGACCGGCTCGGTGCGGAGCGGAGTGCACGTCGTGTTCGCCCGGGAGAGAGTTTTCAGCGACTACCCGACGGAGACGCCGGATGTGACCGAGGCTGAACCGGGCCCGGAGTTCCCCGTGCCGACGCTCGAGGCCCTCGTCCGGATGAAGCTCACGTCATTTCGACTGAAGGACAAAGTCCACGTCCTCGACCTCATCGGGGTCGGCCTGGTCGATGAATCCTGGCTGAACCAACTGCCGCCGCCGCTGGTACCGCGACTGAAGGAACTTCTCGAATCGCCCGATCGAGAACGCACCCATTGA
- a CDS encoding SMI1/KNR4 family protein, whose translation MTIDEISVVEGKPLQEVSVADVDEAERVLGVTFPEGYREYITRFGEGALSVFVRVFPPWEIANSLQEWRDRIDAYWFWGERKLSPKRAGECIRFADTLDGDEFCFHPKRPGRLYVLPREEESVSVVDGSLWDLLKWCCVDCKLNPDVGPLEFEPFNASSRTAINYQPPEKKKRSKPPTILPTRTPEQTLEEFWEENWKLVQSVFKEMDDPDLPREFSGFESDAWRDCKKFKKALWERLTTGAKFSDMTIGSDDFAPDNRDEFVRTEIKGAKAYVYTLRAKRWDRERKYKHRWVLEHVDGEWRIKERQKEGMKIDKYVKGRIE comes from the coding sequence ATGACGATCGACGAGATTTCTGTTGTTGAAGGGAAACCGCTGCAGGAGGTTTCGGTCGCGGATGTCGACGAGGCCGAGCGGGTTCTGGGCGTCACATTTCCCGAGGGCTATCGCGAATACATCACGCGGTTCGGCGAGGGGGCGCTCTCCGTTTTCGTCAGGGTCTTTCCGCCGTGGGAGATCGCTAACTCACTTCAGGAGTGGCGGGACCGGATCGATGCGTACTGGTTCTGGGGCGAGCGGAAGCTGTCCCCGAAGCGGGCGGGGGAGTGCATCCGGTTTGCGGACACGCTGGACGGTGACGAGTTCTGCTTTCACCCCAAGCGGCCCGGTCGGCTGTATGTGTTGCCACGGGAGGAAGAGTCCGTCTCGGTGGTCGACGGGTCGCTGTGGGACCTGCTCAAGTGGTGTTGCGTCGACTGCAAGTTGAACCCGGATGTCGGACCTCTCGAATTCGAGCCGTTCAACGCGAGCAGCCGGACGGCAATCAACTACCAGCCTCCTGAGAAGAAGAAGCGGAGCAAACCCCCCACCATCCTGCCGACGCGGACGCCTGAGCAGACGCTCGAAGAGTTCTGGGAGGAGAACTGGAAGCTGGTGCAGTCTGTCTTCAAGGAGATGGATGATCCCGATCTTCCCCGCGAATTCAGTGGCTTCGAGTCTGATGCCTGGCGGGACTGCAAGAAGTTCAAGAAGGCTCTCTGGGAACGACTGACGACCGGTGCGAAGTTTTCGGACATGACGATTGGCAGCGACGACTTCGCACCCGACAACCGGGACGAGTTCGTTCGCACGGAAATCAAGGGAGCGAAGGCGTATGTCTACACGCTCCGGGCCAAACGATGGGATCGGGAGAGAAAGTACAAACATCGCTGGGTCCTGGAGCACGTGGACGGCGAATGGAGAATCAAGGAACGGCAGAAGGAAGGGATGAAGATCGACAAGTATGTGAAGGGCCGGATTGAGTGA
- a CDS encoding redoxin domain-containing protein, producing MRLPCCTFAAVLLVALAGPVFSDEPDPRIEAFWVLLHEPAVVEELKLSAEQQSRFTTMRDGWDLRFFPLRNQKPEVSRPTFAALVAEAREELKEVLDERQETRLREVELRRLGTDSFLQPEMEPVLKLTDSQKEKIRAIVSETRESLQRAAAKAKEEKTPQKQLEGRLRTLKIGEQRKVLDRLTQAQRDGWTRMLGEAFDVTRLGRPAFRVPDLIDSGQWANSEGLASSSLRGKVVAVHFYAFGCINCIHNYPAYLDWQSRYRGQDLVIVGIHTPETKAERDIEAVKRKAAEEKFEFPVLIDVDSKNWDAWGNSMWPSVYLVDKAGRLRFYWTGELNWQGQTGEAQMRKHIEELLTEPAP from the coding sequence ATGAGACTGCCCTGCTGCACTTTCGCGGCTGTTCTGCTGGTCGCTCTCGCTGGTCCCGTTTTCTCCGACGAGCCCGATCCGCGCATCGAGGCCTTCTGGGTGCTGCTGCACGAGCCGGCGGTCGTCGAGGAACTCAAGCTCTCGGCCGAGCAGCAGTCACGATTCACGACGATGCGCGATGGCTGGGACCTGCGGTTCTTCCCGCTGCGCAACCAGAAGCCGGAGGTCAGCCGGCCGACGTTCGCGGCCCTGGTGGCCGAAGCACGGGAGGAGCTGAAAGAGGTTCTCGACGAGCGTCAGGAGACACGGCTGCGGGAAGTCGAACTGCGCCGGCTGGGGACCGACTCGTTTCTGCAGCCGGAGATGGAGCCGGTCCTCAAGCTGACCGACAGCCAGAAGGAGAAGATCCGGGCCATTGTTTCGGAAACCCGGGAGAGCCTGCAGCGCGCGGCGGCCAAGGCCAAAGAGGAGAAGACGCCGCAAAAGCAGCTTGAGGGCCGGCTGCGAACGCTCAAGATCGGCGAGCAGCGGAAGGTGCTCGACCGCCTGACCCAGGCCCAGCGCGACGGCTGGACGAGGATGCTGGGGGAGGCCTTCGATGTGACCCGCCTGGGCCGGCCCGCCTTCCGGGTCCCTGACCTCATCGACTCAGGCCAGTGGGCCAACAGTGAGGGACTCGCCTCCAGCAGCCTCCGCGGCAAGGTCGTGGCCGTCCATTTCTATGCGTTCGGGTGCATCAACTGCATTCACAACTACCCCGCCTACCTCGACTGGCAGTCGCGATACCGGGGGCAGGATCTGGTGATCGTCGGGATTCACACTCCCGAGACCAAGGCCGAACGGGACATCGAGGCTGTGAAGAGGAAGGCGGCCGAGGAGAAGTTCGAGTTCCCGGTGCTCATCGACGTGGACTCGAAGAACTGGGATGCGTGGGGCAACTCGATGTGGCCAAGCGTGTACCTCGTCGACAAGGCCGGACGGCTCCGCTTCTACTGGACGGGCGAGCTGAACTGGCAGGGGCAGACGGGCGAAGCCCAGATGCGGAAGCACATCGAAGAACTCCTGACCGAGCCGGCTCCTTGA
- a CDS encoding phospholipid carrier-dependent glycosyltransferase — protein sequence MSPRPTRLEIALVVAVFAAGFGLRAAVPARMAVEHFDEGVYASNLYTPDGRYPFQHLYAPPLLPFCLEWAAIFGGPQGVMWVNVVSGSLTLLVVWGMVRAWWGPPAAMAAMVLLAFNEFHIAYSRAALTDAMLGLWMTAGVWAGWRAVQSGGAGNIVAAGVLASLAWWTKYNGWLTLAITGAGTAGWIVFGGAGAIVASGRQPPDPQPSPSRSKKRVKSSAGSGPPLADAPKSGTVFGAAGVCLGRWGLTAGIAFLLWAPWLWELQKYGGYSAVAKNHAGYFTGLGQWWPNAVRQVAALAHDNRLLTKLSPFPALLFATVILSSQLIAFEWRRLSAEARSDGRAEGDPVSANVTARSRLRELSLWLAAAWLIGLTVAVPLYTPYPRLGLTWIFGVILGLACLMATWLLPADWNASTLNGPSPDPAPPQGRWKRLGVFFAAFVVMVGAYAAFTGSVRGPYPAWENRSGLQSVSAEIVARLRTESLPREVEGVRCALYVLAEPGLYFHLAAGQRDSPVGYLTLAAADFDMTRVGPNQTEVPLYVVVGPHADQAEADRLIAAGRLEVVAEFDYRPSDLVLLDSRPAWELPTTDKPVVERVRLLHVKRD from the coding sequence ATGAGCCCGCGCCCGACCCGTCTCGAAATTGCTCTCGTCGTCGCCGTCTTCGCGGCCGGCTTCGGACTGCGCGCGGCGGTTCCCGCGCGGATGGCGGTCGAACATTTCGACGAGGGAGTGTACGCGTCGAACCTTTACACGCCGGACGGGCGGTACCCGTTCCAGCATCTGTATGCCCCGCCGCTGTTGCCGTTCTGCCTGGAGTGGGCGGCGATTTTCGGCGGGCCGCAGGGGGTGATGTGGGTGAATGTCGTCAGCGGGTCGCTGACGTTGCTGGTGGTCTGGGGGATGGTTCGCGCGTGGTGGGGGCCACCCGCGGCGATGGCGGCGATGGTGCTGTTAGCCTTCAACGAGTTCCACATCGCGTACAGCCGTGCGGCGCTGACGGACGCGATGCTCGGGTTGTGGATGACCGCGGGGGTGTGGGCGGGGTGGCGAGCGGTCCAGTCGGGAGGGGCCGGGAACATCGTCGCGGCCGGGGTGCTGGCGTCCCTGGCGTGGTGGACCAAGTACAACGGCTGGCTCACGCTGGCGATCACCGGGGCGGGGACGGCGGGGTGGATCGTGTTCGGGGGCGCGGGCGCGATAGTGGCGAGCGGGCGTCAGCCCCCTGATCCTCAGCCGTCACCATCGCGGTCCAAAAAACGCGTGAAGTCATCAGCGGGCTCAGGCCCGCCGCTCGCCGACGCGCCGAAATCGGGGACGGTGTTCGGCGCTGCCGGCGTGTGCCTGGGTCGGTGGGGGCTCACCGCGGGCATCGCGTTTCTGCTCTGGGCGCCGTGGCTGTGGGAGTTGCAGAAGTACGGCGGCTATTCGGCCGTGGCGAAGAACCATGCGGGGTACTTCACGGGACTGGGGCAGTGGTGGCCGAACGCTGTGCGGCAGGTGGCCGCTCTCGCCCACGACAACCGCCTGCTGACCAAGCTCTCCCCGTTTCCCGCCCTGCTCTTCGCGACGGTCATCCTTTCCAGCCAGTTGATCGCGTTTGAGTGGCGTCGGTTGTCGGCAGAGGCGCGAAGCGATGGGCGAGCGGAGGGAGACCCGGTCTCTGCGAACGTGACGGCGCGATCACGCCTGCGCGAGCTGAGCCTCTGGCTGGCGGCGGCCTGGCTGATCGGACTGACTGTCGCCGTGCCGTTGTACACGCCCTACCCGCGGCTTGGCCTGACGTGGATCTTCGGTGTGATTCTCGGGCTCGCCTGCCTGATGGCGACATGGCTCCTTCCGGCCGACTGGAACGCCTCGACGCTGAACGGCCCGTCCCCTGATCCGGCGCCACCGCAAGGTCGCTGGAAGAGACTGGGAGTCTTCTTCGCGGCGTTCGTCGTCATGGTGGGAGCCTACGCGGCGTTCACAGGATCGGTCCGGGGCCCCTACCCGGCGTGGGAGAATCGAAGTGGGCTGCAGTCGGTGTCCGCAGAAATCGTGGCCCGCTTACGGACTGAATCCCTGCCCCGCGAGGTCGAAGGCGTCCGGTGCGCGCTCTATGTCCTCGCCGAGCCCGGCCTGTACTTCCACCTCGCGGCGGGGCAGCGCGACAGCCCGGTCGGATACCTGACGCTCGCGGCCGCCGATTTCGACATGACCCGGGTGGGGCCGAACCAGACCGAGGTGCCGCTGTATGTCGTCGTCGGTCCGCATGCGGACCAGGCCGAAGCCGACCGGCTCATCGCGGCGGGCCGGCTGGAGGTCGTCGCCGAGTTCGATTACCGGCCCAGTGATCTGGTCCTGCTCGACAGCCGCCCGGCGTGGGAACTGCCGACGACCGACAAGCCGGTCGTCGAGCGGGTCAGGCTGTTGCACGTGAAACGGGATTGA
- a CDS encoding FAD:protein FMN transferase translates to MSAGPPDHSPLLPVLKDPRAPFKPLPLVVRWLVRVTRALILAAAAFLIAQSNHRRDQPSDIPFEETLRLFPTAARLGPHVPILNGWKVLDSAGVELGVVLTTSPQSDHLVGYSGPSNLLVGLDPNGGITGVSLLWSRDTAEHVEQVRNASTYWTQFRGWNPASGQRPAIEAVSGSTLTSLAMAESLEARLAGHATSLRFPDSITLAEAQEVFPTATNLKSDAGRAGWVEVRGPEDATLGYLLRTSPAAETVRGYSGPTEALVAVDSSRKRVTAVRLRSSYDTPEYVDRVRDDEGFLDGLAGKSIDDWTRIDFNTSGIEGVSGATQTSFGLAEGVRRRLQSEVEQATPKAIGATWKLRDLGLLGIVTGGLAITFVPMLGGRRVREIWQLVLVAAFGLWLGDMLSMSLLAGWSRNGASWSTAPGLVALVAVALVVPWSAKRQVYCHSLCPHGAVQEWLGRNRRLHIRLPRLLNRALGLLPWLLLIAAFVLALVRPQFNLTWLEPFDAWVLGPAAAVSMLVGLAGLVAALFVPQAYCRFGCPTGALLKFVRSHGTADRWSVRDLLAMATVGIAAAWMWWPVEAGSDGGAVPRVAGPSTLTGRAFGTSWTIKIRDPLGGTATLQDQVTAELERIEATLSHWRPGSETSQFNSSETTLEIECSKELASLVSQGLELSEATSGAFDITVGPLVDAWGNGPSGPKAEPPSNETIRTLLESIGWQKLAVEEMVPSLQKRDPRVQIDLGSLLQGHAVDRVYDLLRTAGLKEFLIEIGGELRSSGAWEVGLDPDAGAWATPRLTLRDQALSTSGVYPRGGSGANKHLLSTLTGRPAEPRWRAVAVIAPTCREADGWDTALLMAADAQAVARLRELGAQLIPSGGGGAIQTGAWPEQK, encoded by the coding sequence GTGTCAGCAGGTCCGCCGGATCACAGCCCTTTGCTGCCAGTCCTGAAGGACCCGCGCGCTCCGTTCAAGCCGCTGCCGCTCGTGGTTCGCTGGCTGGTTCGCGTCACGCGGGCCCTCATCCTCGCAGCGGCGGCATTCCTGATCGCCCAAAGCAACCACCGCCGGGACCAACCGAGCGACATTCCTTTTGAAGAGACGTTGCGACTGTTTCCGACCGCCGCTCGCCTCGGCCCCCATGTGCCGATCCTCAACGGCTGGAAGGTCCTCGATTCGGCTGGAGTAGAACTGGGAGTCGTCCTGACGACGTCCCCCCAGTCCGATCATCTCGTCGGTTACTCCGGTCCAAGCAACCTGCTCGTCGGTCTCGACCCCAACGGCGGCATCACGGGCGTCAGTCTGCTGTGGAGTCGCGACACGGCCGAGCATGTCGAGCAGGTGAGGAATGCCTCGACCTACTGGACCCAGTTCCGGGGGTGGAACCCTGCCAGTGGCCAGCGGCCTGCCATCGAAGCGGTCAGCGGGTCGACGCTGACCAGTCTGGCAATGGCGGAGTCGCTCGAAGCACGGCTGGCGGGGCATGCGACCTCACTGCGGTTTCCGGATTCGATCACACTGGCCGAAGCGCAGGAGGTTTTTCCGACCGCCACGAACCTGAAGTCTGATGCGGGCCGCGCGGGCTGGGTGGAAGTGCGGGGGCCAGAAGACGCCACGCTGGGCTATCTGCTGCGGACATCGCCGGCGGCGGAAACCGTCCGGGGATACAGCGGACCGACTGAGGCGCTCGTCGCGGTGGACTCATCGCGCAAGCGTGTCACCGCGGTGCGTCTGCGCAGCAGCTACGACACCCCTGAATACGTCGATCGCGTCCGCGATGACGAGGGTTTCCTCGATGGACTTGCCGGCAAATCGATCGACGACTGGACTCGCATCGACTTCAACACCTCGGGCATCGAAGGGGTGTCCGGAGCAACGCAGACAAGTTTTGGACTGGCCGAAGGGGTTCGCCGTCGTCTGCAATCGGAAGTCGAACAGGCGACGCCCAAGGCCATCGGCGCGACCTGGAAGCTGCGTGACCTTGGGCTGCTGGGGATCGTGACTGGTGGTCTGGCGATCACGTTTGTTCCGATGCTGGGAGGGCGTCGGGTGCGGGAAATCTGGCAGCTCGTCCTGGTGGCTGCTTTCGGACTGTGGCTGGGTGACATGCTCTCGATGTCCCTGCTTGCCGGCTGGTCGAGAAACGGGGCGTCGTGGTCGACGGCGCCGGGCCTCGTGGCGCTCGTTGCCGTGGCGCTGGTCGTTCCGTGGTCAGCCAAGCGCCAGGTCTACTGTCACTCACTCTGTCCGCATGGCGCGGTCCAGGAATGGCTCGGGCGAAATCGGCGGCTGCACATCCGGCTGCCGCGGCTACTGAATCGGGCGCTGGGACTCCTGCCCTGGCTCCTCCTGATCGCTGCGTTCGTGCTGGCCCTGGTTCGACCGCAGTTCAACCTCACCTGGCTCGAGCCATTCGACGCGTGGGTTCTCGGCCCCGCGGCCGCCGTGTCGATGCTGGTCGGCCTCGCCGGGCTGGTGGCTGCGCTCTTCGTTCCGCAGGCCTACTGCCGGTTCGGCTGCCCGACGGGGGCGCTGCTGAAGTTCGTCCGGTCACACGGCACGGCCGACCGCTGGTCGGTTCGGGACCTGCTGGCGATGGCCACGGTGGGGATTGCCGCCGCATGGATGTGGTGGCCGGTGGAGGCAGGCTCCGACGGCGGCGCCGTGCCCCGCGTGGCTGGTCCTTCGACGCTCACCGGGCGGGCGTTCGGGACGAGCTGGACGATCAAGATCCGCGATCCGCTGGGGGGGACGGCGACGCTTCAGGATCAGGTGACCGCTGAGCTCGAACGGATCGAAGCGACTCTGTCCCATTGGCGTCCCGGGTCGGAAACGTCGCAGTTCAACAGCAGCGAGACGACGCTCGAAATCGAGTGCTCGAAGGAACTCGCCTCGCTGGTGTCCCAGGGCCTCGAGCTGAGCGAGGCGACCAGCGGCGCGTTCGACATCACCGTCGGTCCGTTGGTGGATGCGTGGGGCAACGGTCCTTCGGGGCCAAAGGCCGAGCCGCCTTCGAATGAGACGATCCGAACGTTGCTCGAGTCGATCGGATGGCAGAAACTGGCCGTGGAGGAGATGGTCCCCTCGCTGCAGAAACGGGATCCTCGTGTGCAGATCGATCTCGGTTCGCTGCTGCAGGGCCACGCGGTCGACCGGGTGTATGACCTGCTGCGGACGGCGGGCCTGAAGGAATTCCTCATCGAGATCGGAGGGGAACTGCGGTCGTCCGGGGCGTGGGAGGTGGGGCTGGATCCGGACGCGGGCGCGTGGGCGACGCCCCGCCTGACTCTCCGGGACCAGGCGCTCTCCACAAGCGGCGTGTATCCTCGCGGCGGCAGCGGTGCTAACAAGCACCTGCTCTCAACGCTGACCGGCCGGCCGGCGGAGCCGCGGTGGCGGGCGGTGGCGGTGATCGCGCCCACCTGTCGCGAGGCCGATGGCTGGGACACTGCGCTCCTGATGGCCGCGGATGCGCAGGCGGTGGCCAGGCTTCGCGAACTTGGCGCCCAGCTCATTCCGAGTGGAGGGGGCGGGGCGATTCAGACGGGCGCGTGGCCGGAACAGAAGTAG
- a CDS encoding EF-hand domain-containing protein, producing MKRMAFGMVCASALTWIGPVKSDEPVQEPAKLFETLDKNSDGTLVDDEIGEDRKRFYERLVRVGDKNDDHKLSREEFVAAMTHEDKPVEAPRGRFGSDRPMFSPGQMFERIDRDKDGKFTKQEIPEQAPAEMQERLELVFTASGKSELTREEFEKVMAKYGPPGGRDGRRPEGAGDRPRPEGREMAREDGDRGPGPGRGDGPGRPDGPPRPPEGDRMERGDRPEARGFGRFGEGRPMSPLIRVLDRDENGKLNRRELARLADRFEELDRNSDGELDFAELAGGPFGGSEFRGFGRPGFGGPDGMRREGGDRDREMVRDGERRAEGPRDGDRRPDGPRDGDRPRPEGMRDGDRRPEGPRDGDRPRPEGAREGDRPRPEGRPEGRPEGGPPRGERGPGRDGERPRDIFSRLDRDGDGSVSKDEAPDRMKERFKDLDGNGDGRISPEELREAIAREFGAPSERRERRPESDE from the coding sequence ATGAAACGAATGGCATTCGGGATGGTCTGCGCGTCGGCGCTGACGTGGATCGGTCCCGTGAAGAGCGACGAGCCGGTCCAGGAGCCCGCGAAGCTCTTTGAAACGCTCGACAAGAACAGCGACGGGACGCTCGTCGACGACGAGATCGGCGAAGATCGCAAGCGGTTTTACGAGCGGCTGGTCCGCGTTGGGGACAAGAACGACGACCACAAGTTGAGCCGCGAAGAGTTCGTCGCCGCAATGACGCATGAGGACAAGCCGGTCGAGGCTCCCCGCGGGCGGTTTGGCAGCGATCGCCCGATGTTTTCGCCGGGCCAGATGTTCGAACGGATCGACCGGGACAAGGACGGCAAGTTCACGAAGCAGGAGATCCCGGAACAGGCGCCGGCTGAAATGCAGGAGCGACTTGAACTGGTGTTCACTGCCTCGGGGAAGAGCGAATTGACGCGTGAGGAATTCGAGAAAGTGATGGCGAAGTACGGTCCGCCGGGGGGCCGCGACGGTCGACGGCCGGAAGGGGCGGGCGACCGCCCGCGTCCTGAAGGACGTGAGATGGCCCGGGAAGACGGCGATCGCGGACCGGGACCGGGCCGAGGAGATGGCCCCGGACGTCCGGATGGCCCGCCTCGACCTCCGGAAGGGGACCGCATGGAACGTGGGGACCGCCCGGAAGCACGGGGATTCGGTCGCTTCGGCGAGGGACGGCCGATGAGCCCGCTGATCCGGGTCCTTGATCGCGACGAGAATGGAAAGCTGAATCGCAGGGAGCTCGCGCGGCTGGCCGACCGATTCGAAGAACTCGACCGGAACTCAGACGGCGAACTCGATTTTGCCGAGCTGGCTGGCGGGCCGTTTGGGGGATCGGAGTTCCGGGGCTTTGGCCGGCCGGGCTTCGGCGGACCGGACGGGATGCGTCGTGAAGGGGGCGACCGTGATCGCGAAATGGTCCGCGACGGTGAACGGCGGGCAGAGGGGCCGCGCGATGGTGACCGGCGTCCTGACGGACCGCGGGACGGCGACCGTCCCCGCCCGGAAGGAATGCGCGACGGTGATCGACGTCCGGAAGGTCCGCGCGACGGCGATCGGCCGCGTCCCGAGGGGGCACGCGAAGGTGATCGTCCGCGTCCTGAAGGTCGTCCGGAGGGTCGGCCGGAAGGAGGCCCGCCGCGTGGGGAACGGGGACCTGGCCGTGACGGCGAGCGGCCTCGAGACATCTTCTCCCGGCTCGACCGGGATGGGGATGGCAGTGTTTCGAAGGACGAAGCTCCGGACCGGATGAAGGAACGGTTCAAGGACCTGGATGGCAACGGTGACGGCCGGATCAGTCCCGAGGAACTGCGGGAAGCGATCGCCCGGGAATTCGGCGCTCCGAGTGAGCGTCGGGAACGTCGCCCCGAAAGCGACGAGTGA